The Centroberyx gerrardi isolate f3 chromosome 12, fCenGer3.hap1.cur.20231027, whole genome shotgun sequence genome has a window encoding:
- the esrp1 gene encoding epithelial splicing regulatory protein 1 isoform X3: MTAQVDYLVVLFTTTSGASGDLLGSDEKELVRLVWQLLDVKNKKLGKVNELLIKPELSDLTEEKEEDGVEVRVEEEDGSGADCVSTATNLENALNQFHLRLTNEVNSAGAGTSVCLCTDGQLHIRQVIHPEAAGKNILVPECFYSFFDLRKEFRRHFPTSDLKALDVYFMAESLNVPVDPPAMLDPSAILPPESAVQQVQIMASIILALLSEPLCHTFSHPERVSEKFETGTCSKMEKVCDNTVIRARGLPWQSSDQDIARFFRGLNIAKGGAALCLNAQGRRNGEALVRFVSEEHRDLALQRHKHHMGNRYIEVYKATGEDFLKIAGGTSNEVAMFLSREDQIIVRMRGLPFTATHEQVLAFFAQGEEGPAEACPVSGGKDGILFVRYPDGRPTGDAFVLFACEEHAQCALMKHKDTLGKRYIELFKSTAAEVQQVLNRYSSAPLIPVAPAPLVSVLPTVSLLPPPGSVRDCLRLRGLPYTASIEDILTFLGEFTHDIRPHGVHMVLNQQGRPSGDCFIQMTSAERAFLAAQRLHKQVMSSQRGVNSRYVEVFPCSAEEMGLVLMGGSLSHTHTHTHSRSRSGTGLSPPPCKSRRLSPPTYSFTPAPPVLPAEAAALYPPIGQVLLTPRHLPPGHPYYPASAQLYMNYTAYYPSPPGSPTTVGFFPSPNPLSSPGGLVRMPGLTYGNGVKDLINAVQGYQSPAESVPLLSSSLIGQSSGGDAPLMSLPLMTKPGGQYLDLTLL, from the exons ATGACGGCGCAGGTAGACTACCTGGTGGTGTTGTTCACCACCACATCTGGCGCGAGCGGTGACCTGCTGGGATCTGACGAGAAGGAGCTCGTGCGGTTGGTTTGGCAGCTGCTGGATGTAAAGAACAAAAAG TTGGGCAAGGTGAATGAGCTCTTGATTAAGCCTGAGCTCTCAGACTTgacagaagaaaaggaggaggatggggtgGAGGTGAGAGTGGAAGAAGAAGACGGATCCGGTGCAGATTGTGTCTCTACAGCCACAAACCTTGAGAATGCATTAAACCAG TTTCATCTAAGACTGACAAACGAGGTGAACAGCGCGGGCGCAGGCACGTCAGTATGTTTGTGTACAGACGGGCAGCTCCACATCCGTCAAGTAATCCACCCCGAGGCCGCAGGCAAG aACATCCTGGTGCCAGAATGTTTCTACTCTTTCTTTGACCTGCGGAAAGAGTTCCGGAGGCACTTTCCCACGTCCGACCTGAAGGCTTTGGATGTCTACTTCATGGCAGAGT CTCTGAATGTACCTGTTGACCCTCCAGCCATGTTGGATCCGTCAGCCATATTGCCCCCAGAATCGGCAGTACAGCAGGTCCAGATTATGGCCAGCATTATCCTTGCCCTGCTTTCTGAGCCCCTAT GTCACACATTTTCTCACCCAGAGAGAGTTAGTGAGAAGTTTGAGACTGGCACTTG caGTAAGATGGAGAAAGTGTGTGACAACACTGTGATCAGAGCCAGAGGGTTGCCATGGCAGTCTTCTGACCAGGACATCGCTCGATTCTTCAGAGGACTAAATATTGCCAA AGGCGGTGCTGCATTGTGTCTAAATGCTCAggggaggaggaatggagaggcTCTTGTTCGTTTTGTCAGTGAAGAACACAGAGACCTGGCTCTGCAGCGACACAAACACCATATGGGCAACAGATACATAGAG GTTTACAAAGCAACAGGAGAAGACTTCCTGAAAATAGCAGGAG gtaCCTCCAATGAGGTAGCGATGTTCTTGTCCCGTGAGGACCAGATCATAGTGAGGATGCGAGGTCTTCCTTTCACTGCCACACACGAGCAGGTGCTTGCCTTCTTTGcccagggggaggagggtcCTGCAGAGGCATGTCCGGTCAGCGGGGGGAAGGACGGCATCCTATTTGTCCGCTACCCGGACGGGCGTCCCACTGGTGATGCCTTTGTCTTGTTTGCCTGTGAGGAACACGCCCAGTGTGCTCTGATGAAGCACAAAGACACTCTGGGAAAAAGATATATTGAGCTGTTCAAGAGCACTGCTGCAGAGGTCCAACAG GTGTTGAACCGGTACTCATCAGCCCCTCTGATCCCTGTGGCCCCTGCCCCTTTGGTGTCAGTGCTGCCCACAGTTTCTCTCCTGCCCCCTCCTGGCAGTGTGAGGGACTGCCTGAGGCTGAGGGGGCTGCCGTACACGGCGTCCATCGAGGACATCCTCACCTTCCTGGGAGAGTTCACACACGATATCAGACCACACGGCGTGCACATGGTGCTCAACCAACAG GGTCGTCCGTCAGGTGACTGCTTCATTCAGATGACCTCAGCAGAGCGGGCCTTTCTGGCGGCCCAGCGGCTCCACAAGCAGGTGATGTCCAGCCAGCGCGGGGTGAACAGCCGCTACGTGGAGGTGTTCCCCTGCAGCGCCGAGGAGATGGGCCTGGTGCTGATGGGAGGctcgctgtcacacacacatacacacacacacagccggaGCAGGAGTGGGACAGGGCTCAGCCCGCCGCCATGTAAGTCCAGAC GTCTATCTCCACCAACCTACTCCTTCACCCCCGCTCCCCCTGTCCTGCCTGCAGAGGCTGCTGCCCTCTACCCTCCCATTGGCCAGGTGCTGCTGACTCCCCGCCACCTGCCCCCAGGACACCCCTACTACCCTGCCTCAGCTCAGTTATACATGAACTATACAGCCTACTACCCTAG TCCACCTGGTTCTCCCACCACTGTAGGTTTCTTCCCCTCCCCcaaccccctctcctccccagggGGGTTGGTGCGCATGCCTGGCCTGACCTACGGCAACGGCGTCAAAGACCTCATTAACGCGGTGCAGGGATACCAG AGCCCAGCTGAGTCGGTTCCTCTCCTGAGCAGCAGTCTGATTGGTCAGTCCAGCGGAGGTGATGCTCCTCTGATGTCCCTCCCTCTCATGACCAAGCCGGGAGGGCAGTACCTGGATCTGACCCTGCTgtag
- the esrp1 gene encoding epithelial splicing regulatory protein 1 isoform X4 has protein sequence MTAQVDYLVVLFTTTSGASGDLLGSDEKELVRLVWQLLDVKNKKLGKVNELLIKPELSDLTEEKEEDGVEVRVEEEDGSGADCVSTATNLENALNQFHLRLTNEVNSAGAGTSVCLCTDGQLHIRQVIHPEAAGKNILVPECFYSFFDLRKEFRRHFPTSDLKALDVYFMAESLNVPVDPPAMLDPSAILPPESAVQQVQIMASIILALLSEPLCHTFSHPERVSEKFETGTCSKMEKVCDNTVIRARGLPWQSSDQDIARFFRGLNIAKGGAALCLNAQGRRNGEALVRFVSEEHRDLALQRHKHHMGNRYIEVYKATGEDFLKIAGGTSNEVAMFLSREDQIIVRMRGLPFTATHEQVLAFFAQGEEGPAEACPVSGGKDGILFVRYPDGRPTGDAFVLFACEEHAQCALMKHKDTLGKRYIELFKSTAAEVQQVLNRYSSAPLIPVAPAPLVSVLPTVSLLPPPGSVRDCLRLRGLPYTASIEDILTFLGEFTHDIRPHGVHMVLNQQGRPSGDCFIQMTSAERAFLAAQRLHKQVMSSQRGVNSRYVEVFPCSAEEMGLVLMGGSLSHTHTHTHSRSRSGTGLSPPPCKSRRLSPPTYSFTPAPPVLPAEAAALYPPIGQVLLTPRHLPPGHPYYPASAQLYMNYTAYYPSPPGSPTTVGFFPSPNPLSSPGGLVRMPGLTYGNGVKDLINAVQGYQYTPEDALVHAHGPVHAHDPARTLLTQPKEWVCI, from the exons ATGACGGCGCAGGTAGACTACCTGGTGGTGTTGTTCACCACCACATCTGGCGCGAGCGGTGACCTGCTGGGATCTGACGAGAAGGAGCTCGTGCGGTTGGTTTGGCAGCTGCTGGATGTAAAGAACAAAAAG TTGGGCAAGGTGAATGAGCTCTTGATTAAGCCTGAGCTCTCAGACTTgacagaagaaaaggaggaggatggggtgGAGGTGAGAGTGGAAGAAGAAGACGGATCCGGTGCAGATTGTGTCTCTACAGCCACAAACCTTGAGAATGCATTAAACCAG TTTCATCTAAGACTGACAAACGAGGTGAACAGCGCGGGCGCAGGCACGTCAGTATGTTTGTGTACAGACGGGCAGCTCCACATCCGTCAAGTAATCCACCCCGAGGCCGCAGGCAAG aACATCCTGGTGCCAGAATGTTTCTACTCTTTCTTTGACCTGCGGAAAGAGTTCCGGAGGCACTTTCCCACGTCCGACCTGAAGGCTTTGGATGTCTACTTCATGGCAGAGT CTCTGAATGTACCTGTTGACCCTCCAGCCATGTTGGATCCGTCAGCCATATTGCCCCCAGAATCGGCAGTACAGCAGGTCCAGATTATGGCCAGCATTATCCTTGCCCTGCTTTCTGAGCCCCTAT GTCACACATTTTCTCACCCAGAGAGAGTTAGTGAGAAGTTTGAGACTGGCACTTG caGTAAGATGGAGAAAGTGTGTGACAACACTGTGATCAGAGCCAGAGGGTTGCCATGGCAGTCTTCTGACCAGGACATCGCTCGATTCTTCAGAGGACTAAATATTGCCAA AGGCGGTGCTGCATTGTGTCTAAATGCTCAggggaggaggaatggagaggcTCTTGTTCGTTTTGTCAGTGAAGAACACAGAGACCTGGCTCTGCAGCGACACAAACACCATATGGGCAACAGATACATAGAG GTTTACAAAGCAACAGGAGAAGACTTCCTGAAAATAGCAGGAG gtaCCTCCAATGAGGTAGCGATGTTCTTGTCCCGTGAGGACCAGATCATAGTGAGGATGCGAGGTCTTCCTTTCACTGCCACACACGAGCAGGTGCTTGCCTTCTTTGcccagggggaggagggtcCTGCAGAGGCATGTCCGGTCAGCGGGGGGAAGGACGGCATCCTATTTGTCCGCTACCCGGACGGGCGTCCCACTGGTGATGCCTTTGTCTTGTTTGCCTGTGAGGAACACGCCCAGTGTGCTCTGATGAAGCACAAAGACACTCTGGGAAAAAGATATATTGAGCTGTTCAAGAGCACTGCTGCAGAGGTCCAACAG GTGTTGAACCGGTACTCATCAGCCCCTCTGATCCCTGTGGCCCCTGCCCCTTTGGTGTCAGTGCTGCCCACAGTTTCTCTCCTGCCCCCTCCTGGCAGTGTGAGGGACTGCCTGAGGCTGAGGGGGCTGCCGTACACGGCGTCCATCGAGGACATCCTCACCTTCCTGGGAGAGTTCACACACGATATCAGACCACACGGCGTGCACATGGTGCTCAACCAACAG GGTCGTCCGTCAGGTGACTGCTTCATTCAGATGACCTCAGCAGAGCGGGCCTTTCTGGCGGCCCAGCGGCTCCACAAGCAGGTGATGTCCAGCCAGCGCGGGGTGAACAGCCGCTACGTGGAGGTGTTCCCCTGCAGCGCCGAGGAGATGGGCCTGGTGCTGATGGGAGGctcgctgtcacacacacatacacacacacacagccggaGCAGGAGTGGGACAGGGCTCAGCCCGCCGCCATGTAAGTCCAGAC GTCTATCTCCACCAACCTACTCCTTCACCCCCGCTCCCCCTGTCCTGCCTGCAGAGGCTGCTGCCCTCTACCCTCCCATTGGCCAGGTGCTGCTGACTCCCCGCCACCTGCCCCCAGGACACCCCTACTACCCTGCCTCAGCTCAGTTATACATGAACTATACAGCCTACTACCCTAG TCCACCTGGTTCTCCCACCACTGTAGGTTTCTTCCCCTCCCCcaaccccctctcctccccagggGGGTTGGTGCGCATGCCTGGCCTGACCTACGGCAACGGCGTCAAAGACCTCATTAACGCGGTGCAGGGATACCAG TACACTCCTGAAGACGCTCTCGTGCACGCTCATGGGCCTGTGCACGCTCACGACCCGGCCAGGACATTGCTTACGCAGCCCAAAGAATGGGTGTGTATTTAA
- the esrp1 gene encoding epithelial splicing regulatory protein 1 isoform X2, whose protein sequence is MTAQVDYLVVLFTTTSGASGDLLGSDEKELVRLVWQLLDVKNKKLGKVNELLIKPELSDLTEEKEEDGVEVRVEEEDGSGADCVSTATNLENALNQFHLRLTNEVNSAGAGTSVCLCTDGQLHIRQVIHPEAAGKNILVPECFYSFFDLRKEFRRHFPTSDLKALDVYFMAESLNVPVDPPAMLDPSAILPPESAVQQVQIMASIILALLSEPLCHTFSHPERVSEKFETGTCSKMEKVCDNTVIRARGLPWQSSDQDIARFFRGLNIAKGGAALCLNAQGRRNGEALVRFVSEEHRDLALQRHKHHMGNRYIEVYKATGEDFLKIAGGTSNEVAMFLSREDQIIVRMRGLPFTATHEQVLAFFAQGEEGPAEACPVSGGKDGILFVRYPDGRPTGDAFVLFACEEHAQCALMKHKDTLGKRYIELFKSTAAEVQQVLNRYSSAPLIPVAPAPLVSVLPTVSLLPPPGSVRDCLRLRGLPYTASIEDILTFLGEFTHDIRPHGVHMVLNQQGRPSGDCFIQMTSAERAFLAAQRLHKQVMSSQRGVNSRYVEVFPCSAEEMGLVLMGGSLSHTHTHTHSRSRSGTGLSPPPCLSPPTYSFTPAPPVLPAEAAALYPPIGQVLLTPRHLPPGHPYYPASAQLYMNYTAYYPSPPGSPTTVGFFPSPNPLSSPGGLVRMPGLTYGNGVKDLINAVQGYQYTPEDALVHAHGPVHAHDPARTLLTQPKEWSPAESVPLLSSSLIGQSSGGDAPLMSLPLMTKPGGQYLDLTLL, encoded by the exons ATGACGGCGCAGGTAGACTACCTGGTGGTGTTGTTCACCACCACATCTGGCGCGAGCGGTGACCTGCTGGGATCTGACGAGAAGGAGCTCGTGCGGTTGGTTTGGCAGCTGCTGGATGTAAAGAACAAAAAG TTGGGCAAGGTGAATGAGCTCTTGATTAAGCCTGAGCTCTCAGACTTgacagaagaaaaggaggaggatggggtgGAGGTGAGAGTGGAAGAAGAAGACGGATCCGGTGCAGATTGTGTCTCTACAGCCACAAACCTTGAGAATGCATTAAACCAG TTTCATCTAAGACTGACAAACGAGGTGAACAGCGCGGGCGCAGGCACGTCAGTATGTTTGTGTACAGACGGGCAGCTCCACATCCGTCAAGTAATCCACCCCGAGGCCGCAGGCAAG aACATCCTGGTGCCAGAATGTTTCTACTCTTTCTTTGACCTGCGGAAAGAGTTCCGGAGGCACTTTCCCACGTCCGACCTGAAGGCTTTGGATGTCTACTTCATGGCAGAGT CTCTGAATGTACCTGTTGACCCTCCAGCCATGTTGGATCCGTCAGCCATATTGCCCCCAGAATCGGCAGTACAGCAGGTCCAGATTATGGCCAGCATTATCCTTGCCCTGCTTTCTGAGCCCCTAT GTCACACATTTTCTCACCCAGAGAGAGTTAGTGAGAAGTTTGAGACTGGCACTTG caGTAAGATGGAGAAAGTGTGTGACAACACTGTGATCAGAGCCAGAGGGTTGCCATGGCAGTCTTCTGACCAGGACATCGCTCGATTCTTCAGAGGACTAAATATTGCCAA AGGCGGTGCTGCATTGTGTCTAAATGCTCAggggaggaggaatggagaggcTCTTGTTCGTTTTGTCAGTGAAGAACACAGAGACCTGGCTCTGCAGCGACACAAACACCATATGGGCAACAGATACATAGAG GTTTACAAAGCAACAGGAGAAGACTTCCTGAAAATAGCAGGAG gtaCCTCCAATGAGGTAGCGATGTTCTTGTCCCGTGAGGACCAGATCATAGTGAGGATGCGAGGTCTTCCTTTCACTGCCACACACGAGCAGGTGCTTGCCTTCTTTGcccagggggaggagggtcCTGCAGAGGCATGTCCGGTCAGCGGGGGGAAGGACGGCATCCTATTTGTCCGCTACCCGGACGGGCGTCCCACTGGTGATGCCTTTGTCTTGTTTGCCTGTGAGGAACACGCCCAGTGTGCTCTGATGAAGCACAAAGACACTCTGGGAAAAAGATATATTGAGCTGTTCAAGAGCACTGCTGCAGAGGTCCAACAG GTGTTGAACCGGTACTCATCAGCCCCTCTGATCCCTGTGGCCCCTGCCCCTTTGGTGTCAGTGCTGCCCACAGTTTCTCTCCTGCCCCCTCCTGGCAGTGTGAGGGACTGCCTGAGGCTGAGGGGGCTGCCGTACACGGCGTCCATCGAGGACATCCTCACCTTCCTGGGAGAGTTCACACACGATATCAGACCACACGGCGTGCACATGGTGCTCAACCAACAG GGTCGTCCGTCAGGTGACTGCTTCATTCAGATGACCTCAGCAGAGCGGGCCTTTCTGGCGGCCCAGCGGCTCCACAAGCAGGTGATGTCCAGCCAGCGCGGGGTGAACAGCCGCTACGTGGAGGTGTTCCCCTGCAGCGCCGAGGAGATGGGCCTGGTGCTGATGGGAGGctcgctgtcacacacacatacacacacacacagccggaGCAGGAGTGGGACAGGGCTCAGCCCGCCGCCAT GTCTATCTCCACCAACCTACTCCTTCACCCCCGCTCCCCCTGTCCTGCCTGCAGAGGCTGCTGCCCTCTACCCTCCCATTGGCCAGGTGCTGCTGACTCCCCGCCACCTGCCCCCAGGACACCCCTACTACCCTGCCTCAGCTCAGTTATACATGAACTATACAGCCTACTACCCTAG TCCACCTGGTTCTCCCACCACTGTAGGTTTCTTCCCCTCCCCcaaccccctctcctccccagggGGGTTGGTGCGCATGCCTGGCCTGACCTACGGCAACGGCGTCAAAGACCTCATTAACGCGGTGCAGGGATACCAG TACACTCCTGAAGACGCTCTCGTGCACGCTCATGGGCCTGTGCACGCTCACGACCCGGCCAGGACATTGCTTACGCAGCCCAAAGAATGG AGCCCAGCTGAGTCGGTTCCTCTCCTGAGCAGCAGTCTGATTGGTCAGTCCAGCGGAGGTGATGCTCCTCTGATGTCCCTCCCTCTCATGACCAAGCCGGGAGGGCAGTACCTGGATCTGACCCTGCTgtag
- the esrp1 gene encoding epithelial splicing regulatory protein 1 isoform X1: MTAQVDYLVVLFTTTSGASGDLLGSDEKELVRLVWQLLDVKNKKLGKVNELLIKPELSDLTEEKEEDGVEVRVEEEDGSGADCVSTATNLENALNQFHLRLTNEVNSAGAGTSVCLCTDGQLHIRQVIHPEAAGKNILVPECFYSFFDLRKEFRRHFPTSDLKALDVYFMAESLNVPVDPPAMLDPSAILPPESAVQQVQIMASIILALLSEPLCHTFSHPERVSEKFETGTCSKMEKVCDNTVIRARGLPWQSSDQDIARFFRGLNIAKGGAALCLNAQGRRNGEALVRFVSEEHRDLALQRHKHHMGNRYIEVYKATGEDFLKIAGGTSNEVAMFLSREDQIIVRMRGLPFTATHEQVLAFFAQGEEGPAEACPVSGGKDGILFVRYPDGRPTGDAFVLFACEEHAQCALMKHKDTLGKRYIELFKSTAAEVQQVLNRYSSAPLIPVAPAPLVSVLPTVSLLPPPGSVRDCLRLRGLPYTASIEDILTFLGEFTHDIRPHGVHMVLNQQGRPSGDCFIQMTSAERAFLAAQRLHKQVMSSQRGVNSRYVEVFPCSAEEMGLVLMGGSLSHTHTHTHSRSRSGTGLSPPPCKSRRLSPPTYSFTPAPPVLPAEAAALYPPIGQVLLTPRHLPPGHPYYPASAQLYMNYTAYYPSPPGSPTTVGFFPSPNPLSSPGGLVRMPGLTYGNGVKDLINAVQGYQYTPEDALVHAHGPVHAHDPARTLLTQPKEWSPAESVPLLSSSLIGQSSGGDAPLMSLPLMTKPGGQYLDLTLL, translated from the exons ATGACGGCGCAGGTAGACTACCTGGTGGTGTTGTTCACCACCACATCTGGCGCGAGCGGTGACCTGCTGGGATCTGACGAGAAGGAGCTCGTGCGGTTGGTTTGGCAGCTGCTGGATGTAAAGAACAAAAAG TTGGGCAAGGTGAATGAGCTCTTGATTAAGCCTGAGCTCTCAGACTTgacagaagaaaaggaggaggatggggtgGAGGTGAGAGTGGAAGAAGAAGACGGATCCGGTGCAGATTGTGTCTCTACAGCCACAAACCTTGAGAATGCATTAAACCAG TTTCATCTAAGACTGACAAACGAGGTGAACAGCGCGGGCGCAGGCACGTCAGTATGTTTGTGTACAGACGGGCAGCTCCACATCCGTCAAGTAATCCACCCCGAGGCCGCAGGCAAG aACATCCTGGTGCCAGAATGTTTCTACTCTTTCTTTGACCTGCGGAAAGAGTTCCGGAGGCACTTTCCCACGTCCGACCTGAAGGCTTTGGATGTCTACTTCATGGCAGAGT CTCTGAATGTACCTGTTGACCCTCCAGCCATGTTGGATCCGTCAGCCATATTGCCCCCAGAATCGGCAGTACAGCAGGTCCAGATTATGGCCAGCATTATCCTTGCCCTGCTTTCTGAGCCCCTAT GTCACACATTTTCTCACCCAGAGAGAGTTAGTGAGAAGTTTGAGACTGGCACTTG caGTAAGATGGAGAAAGTGTGTGACAACACTGTGATCAGAGCCAGAGGGTTGCCATGGCAGTCTTCTGACCAGGACATCGCTCGATTCTTCAGAGGACTAAATATTGCCAA AGGCGGTGCTGCATTGTGTCTAAATGCTCAggggaggaggaatggagaggcTCTTGTTCGTTTTGTCAGTGAAGAACACAGAGACCTGGCTCTGCAGCGACACAAACACCATATGGGCAACAGATACATAGAG GTTTACAAAGCAACAGGAGAAGACTTCCTGAAAATAGCAGGAG gtaCCTCCAATGAGGTAGCGATGTTCTTGTCCCGTGAGGACCAGATCATAGTGAGGATGCGAGGTCTTCCTTTCACTGCCACACACGAGCAGGTGCTTGCCTTCTTTGcccagggggaggagggtcCTGCAGAGGCATGTCCGGTCAGCGGGGGGAAGGACGGCATCCTATTTGTCCGCTACCCGGACGGGCGTCCCACTGGTGATGCCTTTGTCTTGTTTGCCTGTGAGGAACACGCCCAGTGTGCTCTGATGAAGCACAAAGACACTCTGGGAAAAAGATATATTGAGCTGTTCAAGAGCACTGCTGCAGAGGTCCAACAG GTGTTGAACCGGTACTCATCAGCCCCTCTGATCCCTGTGGCCCCTGCCCCTTTGGTGTCAGTGCTGCCCACAGTTTCTCTCCTGCCCCCTCCTGGCAGTGTGAGGGACTGCCTGAGGCTGAGGGGGCTGCCGTACACGGCGTCCATCGAGGACATCCTCACCTTCCTGGGAGAGTTCACACACGATATCAGACCACACGGCGTGCACATGGTGCTCAACCAACAG GGTCGTCCGTCAGGTGACTGCTTCATTCAGATGACCTCAGCAGAGCGGGCCTTTCTGGCGGCCCAGCGGCTCCACAAGCAGGTGATGTCCAGCCAGCGCGGGGTGAACAGCCGCTACGTGGAGGTGTTCCCCTGCAGCGCCGAGGAGATGGGCCTGGTGCTGATGGGAGGctcgctgtcacacacacatacacacacacacagccggaGCAGGAGTGGGACAGGGCTCAGCCCGCCGCCATGTAAGTCCAGAC GTCTATCTCCACCAACCTACTCCTTCACCCCCGCTCCCCCTGTCCTGCCTGCAGAGGCTGCTGCCCTCTACCCTCCCATTGGCCAGGTGCTGCTGACTCCCCGCCACCTGCCCCCAGGACACCCCTACTACCCTGCCTCAGCTCAGTTATACATGAACTATACAGCCTACTACCCTAG TCCACCTGGTTCTCCCACCACTGTAGGTTTCTTCCCCTCCCCcaaccccctctcctccccagggGGGTTGGTGCGCATGCCTGGCCTGACCTACGGCAACGGCGTCAAAGACCTCATTAACGCGGTGCAGGGATACCAG TACACTCCTGAAGACGCTCTCGTGCACGCTCATGGGCCTGTGCACGCTCACGACCCGGCCAGGACATTGCTTACGCAGCCCAAAGAATGG AGCCCAGCTGAGTCGGTTCCTCTCCTGAGCAGCAGTCTGATTGGTCAGTCCAGCGGAGGTGATGCTCCTCTGATGTCCCTCCCTCTCATGACCAAGCCGGGAGGGCAGTACCTGGATCTGACCCTGCTgtag